A genomic segment from Tessaracoccus defluvii encodes:
- a CDS encoding citrate synthase, whose protein sequence is MTDSGLLKHGETELELPIVRATQGNDGLDIGKLLATTGVTTLDPGFVNTASCTSEITFIDGDKGILQYRGYPIEQLAEKATFIEVTYLLIYGELPTAEQLETFNGKIARRMMLDERMRELFRAFPRGAHPMQVLAAGVTALGSFNRDTLDVHDQDQVEEASLRLLGSMPTLAAYAYKSSVGAPFLYPQTKLGYVENYLRLSFGTPQEEYEIDDDVVRAFETLFILHADHEQNASTSTVRLVGSADANIYASMSSGVHALSGPLHGGANQAVLEMLREISKEGLDIKDFVAQVKDKKSGVKLMGFGHRVYKNYDPRAKIIKGHADELLRKSGGSNHLLEMALELEAAALNDDYFIERKLYPNVDFYTGLIYEAMGFPAQHFTALFALGRLPVGSRSGASSTPTRPARSAARGRSMSAPSGATTCRSASAEPTAPGSIPRARPLRGGGPVACPATRVNAAILSGMALTMRDVAARAGVSLKTVSRVVNGEPHTSPEVVSRVRAAVDELGWTPNTSARNLRTGRTGVIALAVEGLRRPSLAQLVEVFVDEVRRRGFDAAVEPTRREPGRLTAVLEAVGTHHDGVIVFGEVPAPPPAGSVPPVVVVGGSGAALPYDRVDEDVASAASLVSRHLALMGLRRPVLIGRDRGGAFEADTGEGPSPVLRAALAAVGIHDVPVLELSGAPDREAGLALSLDAIARHPDTDALICANDEVALGALAGLRSLGIDCPGQVAVIGTGNLVDGRFASPSLTTVDLHRLYLARAALDLLAERLGGSPPAGPRSVTIPVDLIRRESTMGRRAT, encoded by the coding sequence ATGACCGACAGCGGACTGCTCAAGCACGGAGAAACCGAGCTCGAACTTCCCATCGTCAGAGCAACGCAGGGCAACGACGGTCTCGACATCGGCAAGCTCCTCGCGACGACCGGTGTCACCACGTTGGATCCGGGCTTCGTGAACACCGCGTCGTGCACGTCTGAGATCACCTTCATCGACGGTGACAAGGGCATCCTCCAGTACCGCGGCTACCCGATCGAGCAGCTCGCCGAGAAGGCGACGTTCATCGAGGTCACCTACCTCCTGATCTACGGCGAGCTCCCCACCGCGGAGCAGCTGGAGACCTTCAACGGCAAGATCGCCCGCCGCATGATGCTCGACGAGCGCATGCGCGAACTGTTCCGCGCCTTCCCGCGCGGCGCCCACCCGATGCAGGTGTTGGCCGCCGGCGTCACCGCCCTCGGATCGTTCAACCGCGACACCCTCGACGTGCACGACCAGGACCAGGTCGAGGAGGCGAGCCTGCGTCTGCTGGGCTCGATGCCCACCCTGGCCGCCTATGCGTACAAGTCGTCCGTCGGCGCCCCGTTCCTCTACCCGCAGACCAAGCTCGGCTACGTCGAGAACTACCTGCGCCTGTCGTTCGGCACTCCGCAGGAGGAGTACGAGATCGACGACGACGTCGTCCGCGCGTTCGAGACCCTCTTCATCCTGCACGCCGACCACGAGCAGAACGCCTCGACCTCCACGGTGCGCCTCGTCGGATCCGCCGACGCGAACATCTACGCCTCCATGAGCTCCGGCGTCCACGCCCTGTCCGGCCCGCTGCACGGCGGTGCCAACCAGGCCGTCCTCGAGATGCTGCGCGAGATCAGCAAGGAGGGCCTCGACATCAAGGACTTCGTGGCCCAGGTCAAGGATAAGAAGTCCGGCGTCAAGCTGATGGGCTTCGGCCACCGCGTCTACAAGAACTACGACCCGCGCGCCAAGATCATCAAGGGCCACGCCGACGAACTGCTGCGCAAGTCGGGCGGCTCCAACCACCTGCTCGAGATGGCCCTCGAACTCGAGGCGGCGGCGCTGAACGACGACTACTTCATCGAGCGCAAGCTCTACCCGAACGTCGACTTCTACACCGGCCTGATCTACGAGGCGATGGGCTTCCCAGCCCAGCACTTCACGGCGCTCTTCGCGCTGGGTCGCCTCCCGGTTGGATCGCGCAGTGGCGCGAGCAGCACGCCGACCCGTCCCGCAAGATCGGCCGCCCGCGGCAGATCTATGTCGGCCCCGAGCGGCGCGACTACGTGCCGGTCAGCGAGCGCTGAGCCGACGGCGCCAGGTTCGATTCCGCGGGCCCGTCCCCTTCGTGGGGGCGGGCCCGTGGCCTGTCCTGCCACCCGGGTCAACGCGGCTATCCTGTCGGGCATGGCGTTGACGATGAGGGACGTGGCGGCACGCGCCGGTGTGTCCCTGAAGACGGTGTCGCGCGTAGTCAACGGCGAACCGCACACGTCACCCGAGGTCGTCTCACGGGTCCGCGCCGCCGTCGACGAACTCGGCTGGACCCCGAACACGAGCGCCAGGAACCTTCGCACCGGCCGGACCGGCGTCATCGCGCTGGCGGTCGAGGGGCTGCGCCGCCCATCGCTGGCGCAACTGGTCGAGGTCTTCGTCGACGAGGTGCGGCGCCGCGGCTTCGACGCCGCCGTCGAGCCGACCCGCCGCGAGCCGGGCAGGCTCACCGCCGTCCTCGAGGCGGTCGGTACGCACCACGACGGCGTCATCGTGTTCGGTGAGGTGCCCGCCCCACCCCCCGCCGGCAGCGTCCCGCCCGTGGTGGTGGTGGGCGGCAGCGGTGCTGCGCTGCCCTACGACCGGGTTGACGAGGACGTGGCCTCGGCCGCCTCGCTGGTCTCCCGTCACCTGGCGCTGATGGGGCTCCGTCGACCTGTGCTCATCGGCCGTGACCGCGGGGGCGCCTTCGAGGCCGACACGGGGGAGGGGCCGTCGCCCGTCCTGCGGGCGGCGCTGGCCGCCGTCGGGATCCACGACGTCCCCGTGCTCGAGCTGTCAGGAGCGCCCGACCGGGAGGCCGGCCTCGCCCTCTCCCTCGACGCGATCGCGCGCCATCCGGACACTGACGCGTTGATCTGCGCCAACGACGAGGTGGCACTCGGCGCGCTGGCCGGGTTGCGGAGTCTCGGCATCGACTGCCCGGGGCAGGTGGCGGTCATCGGCACCGGCAACCTGGTCGACGGCCGGTTCGCCAGCCCCTCGCTGACCACCGTCGACCTGCACAGGCTGTACCTGGCCCGCGCCGCGCTCGACCTGCTGGCGGAACGGCTCGGTGGCTCCCCGCCGGCCGGGCCGCGGAGCGTCACCATCCCCGTCGACCTGATCCGGCGTGAGTCGACGATGGGGCGAAGGGCGACATGA
- a CDS encoding LacI family DNA-binding transcriptional regulator, with protein sequence MTSRPTLQDVAALAGVSAKTVSNVLLGRPNASSATRERVLAAVEQVGYVANPAGRGLVSGRTGRVAIVVPNLHQPYFAEMAERLMVELESHALATTLVVVRSGEEERRVVLGESTPGVDGVIILPHMLPWALPEGGTLPRPVVQLGSTATPGIDWVAMGERTGMRLVTEHLLAQGHRRFVVLWNAEVGDEPGERFGGILDALGTVGIGRDDVTVVAGSDWDRRESGYEAMAGLLRSGRDFDAIISVNDALAVGAMRALADAGLRIPEDVAISGFDDTEEGAFTSPPLTSVSPEQAEMAHSAVRLLLERMNGYAGPAREVLTGAHLVSRASTVRR encoded by the coding sequence ATGACCTCCCGACCCACTCTCCAGGACGTCGCCGCCCTCGCGGGCGTGTCTGCCAAGACCGTTTCGAACGTGCTGCTGGGGCGCCCGAACGCCTCGTCAGCCACCCGGGAGCGGGTGCTCGCCGCCGTCGAGCAGGTCGGTTATGTCGCCAACCCCGCCGGCCGGGGACTGGTGTCTGGCCGCACGGGCCGCGTCGCCATCGTGGTGCCGAACCTCCACCAGCCCTACTTCGCGGAGATGGCGGAGCGGCTCATGGTCGAACTCGAGTCCCACGCGCTGGCGACCACCCTCGTCGTCGTCCGGTCGGGCGAGGAGGAGCGACGCGTGGTGCTGGGGGAGTCGACGCCCGGGGTCGACGGCGTGATCATCCTTCCCCACATGCTCCCGTGGGCGCTGCCGGAGGGCGGGACCCTGCCGCGGCCCGTGGTCCAGCTGGGCAGCACCGCCACCCCCGGCATCGACTGGGTGGCGATGGGTGAGCGGACGGGCATGCGTCTGGTCACCGAGCACCTGCTCGCCCAGGGCCACCGGCGTTTCGTCGTGCTCTGGAACGCGGAGGTTGGCGACGAGCCGGGGGAGAGGTTCGGGGGCATCCTCGACGCGCTCGGCACCGTCGGCATCGGGCGCGACGACGTCACCGTCGTCGCCGGGTCGGACTGGGACCGGCGCGAGTCGGGCTACGAGGCCATGGCCGGGCTGCTGCGCAGCGGACGGGACTTCGACGCCATCATCAGCGTCAACGACGCGCTCGCGGTCGGCGCCATGCGTGCCCTCGCGGACGCGGGCCTGCGGATTCCCGAGGATGTCGCGATCAGCGGGTTCGACGACACGGAGGAGGGGGCGTTCACCTCGCCGCCGCTCACGTCCGTGTCGCCGGAGCAGGCTGAGATGGCCCACAGCGCCGTCCGTCTGCTGCTTGAGCGGATGAACGGCTACGCCGGCCCCGCCCGCGAGGTGCTGACGGGTGCGCACCTTGTCAGCCGCGCTTCGACCGTCCGCCGCTGA
- a CDS encoding glycoside hydrolase family 127 protein, with translation MTDTATLVSPVAPRALGVRRPLAVPAVRITPSARLGAWQARNAAATIPHCIGQLEEAGNLDNFRRVIGESDAQWRGFWFADSDVYKTIEAVAWEIARTGTHAFDSWLDDVIALVGRVQEADGYVMTWIQGVHPEKKFAELDWTHEMYVLGHLVQAAVALDRAAGRGDLLDIAVRFVDLVDRTFGPGADQVGYCGHPELETALVELYRHTGEDRFLALARHQIDHRGSGLLKVGGLGARYFQDHATVRESRAAVGHAVRQLYLNAGVTDLVLEGGDDELLDAMRDQWDSAHHRKMYLTGAFGSRHRDEAFGDDYELPSDRAYAETCATIADLHWNWRMYLAEGGSRYGDVIERELYNALAASLDETGTRFFYSNPLQLRPDRYSEENAPRERTPWYACACCPPNIARVFAQLGAYVASVDGDALALHQYTGVEVDLPVELGGGAVTVHTSYPDDGRVEISGPAGVKLRLRIPAWAAGATIDGAAVSPAADGYAEVVLGGGTLVLDLPLGARWTSPNHRIDAVRGCLALERGPVVYCVEEADLPEGVQLADTLVDPTRTPGEADGALEIGLITRTPDGVLYGPISTSTTGEAVAVRAIPFHTWGNRASGAMRVWLPSA, from the coding sequence GTGACCGATACCGCAACGCTCGTCTCCCCTGTGGCTCCGCGCGCCCTCGGCGTGCGCCGTCCGCTCGCGGTGCCCGCAGTGAGGATCACTCCGTCGGCACGCCTCGGCGCCTGGCAGGCCCGCAACGCGGCGGCCACCATCCCGCACTGCATCGGGCAACTGGAGGAGGCCGGCAACCTCGACAACTTCCGTCGCGTCATCGGGGAGTCCGATGCGCAGTGGCGCGGGTTCTGGTTCGCCGACTCCGATGTCTACAAGACCATCGAGGCCGTCGCCTGGGAGATCGCCCGCACCGGCACCCACGCCTTCGACTCCTGGCTCGACGACGTCATCGCTCTCGTGGGGCGGGTGCAGGAGGCCGACGGCTACGTCATGACCTGGATCCAGGGCGTCCACCCCGAGAAGAAGTTCGCCGAGCTGGACTGGACGCACGAGATGTACGTGCTGGGCCACCTGGTGCAGGCGGCCGTCGCGCTCGACCGGGCCGCCGGCCGGGGCGACCTGCTCGACATCGCCGTCCGCTTCGTCGACCTGGTCGACCGCACCTTCGGCCCCGGCGCCGACCAGGTCGGCTACTGCGGTCACCCCGAGCTGGAGACCGCGCTGGTCGAGCTCTACCGCCACACCGGCGAGGACCGCTTCCTCGCGCTGGCCCGCCACCAGATCGACCACCGCGGCAGCGGGCTGCTGAAGGTCGGCGGGCTCGGCGCCCGCTACTTCCAGGACCACGCCACCGTCCGCGAGTCCCGCGCCGCCGTCGGCCACGCCGTCCGCCAGCTCTACCTCAACGCCGGCGTCACCGACCTCGTCCTCGAGGGCGGCGACGACGAGCTGCTGGACGCCATGCGCGACCAGTGGGACAGCGCCCACCACCGCAAGATGTACCTGACCGGCGCGTTCGGCTCGCGACACAGGGACGAGGCCTTCGGCGACGACTACGAGCTCCCGTCCGACCGTGCCTACGCCGAGACGTGCGCCACGATCGCCGACCTCCACTGGAACTGGCGCATGTACCTCGCCGAGGGCGGGTCCCGCTACGGCGACGTCATCGAGCGCGAGCTCTACAACGCGCTCGCGGCCTCGCTCGACGAGACCGGCACCCGCTTCTTCTACTCGAACCCGCTGCAGCTGCGGCCCGACCGCTACTCGGAGGAGAACGCCCCGCGCGAGCGCACCCCCTGGTACGCCTGCGCCTGCTGCCCGCCCAACATCGCCCGCGTCTTCGCCCAGCTCGGCGCCTACGTCGCCTCTGTCGACGGCGACGCGCTGGCACTGCACCAGTACACGGGCGTCGAGGTCGACCTTCCTGTCGAGCTCGGCGGCGGCGCCGTCACTGTGCACACCAGCTACCCGGACGACGGCCGGGTCGAGATCTCTGGCCCCGCGGGCGTGAAGCTCCGTCTCCGGATCCCGGCGTGGGCGGCCGGCGCGACGATCGACGGCGCCGCAGTCAGTCCCGCCGCCGATGGGTACGCCGAGGTCGTCCTCGGGGGCGGGACGCTCGTCCTCGACCTTCCGCTCGGGGCGCGGTGGACCTCCCCGAACCACAGGATCGACGCCGTCCGCGGCTGCCTTGCCCTCGAGCGTGGCCCGGTCGTCTACTGCGTGGAGGAGGCCGACCTCCCCGAGGGCGTCCAGCTCGCCGACACGCTCGTCGACCCCACCAGGACTCCGGGGGAGGCCGACGGCGCCCTCGAGATCGGGCTGATCACGAGGACACCCGACGGTGTCCTCTACGGCCCGATCAGCACCTCCACCACCGGGGAGGCCGTCGCCGTGCGCGCCATCCCCTTCCACACCTGGGGCAACAGGGCCTCCGGTGCCATGCGCGTCTGGCTACCCAGCGCGTGA
- a CDS encoding glycoside hydrolase family 31 protein — MATGVLAVAAAYVLLPGLAAVFGLAPAAFLITQYLWGTGLLAAPRCQRRHCMFEVRDRSLLWRGGTETLLVESWGEGAVRVRSRLGDVVDTDWALLPAPETDATVTVDGDTATLVCGAITVVARQSVGRDWQAGQLGFDCRLEFRDADDRILLSELSGGGALKRDARRFEPLPGGGYRATLSLESPADERLWGMGQYQDGTGDLKGSTLELAHRNSQASVPFLLSSAGYGFLWHCPAIGRATFAANRTEWVAEVADQIDYWVVAGDTPAAIHRAYADATGHAPMMPELGLGFWQCKLRYTSADELLEVAREHKRRGLPLDVIVADFFHWPKMGDYRFEDEFWPDVEAMTAELKELGVELMVSVWPQVALESENFDELSEAGHLASSNNGIDVQMWFEGPSRFIDMTSPRARQWLWDTCRRNYGDRGVRLYWLDEAEPEWGIYNAAAYRFHAGQAQAVGNVYPQHFSRAFYEGQAADGVEVVNLVRCAWAGSQRYGALVWSGDIASTWEALRAQIVAGVHMGVAGIPWFTTDIGGFYGGDITDPAFHELLVRWFQFGTFLPVMRLHGDRLPSHPVEAADGSRRLASGADNEVWSYGDEVYPILRDHLFLREELRDYTREAMAEAHRDGQPVMRGLFHGFPSDPETWTITDQFLFGGDLLVAPVVEPGARSRSVYLPAGQTWTELATGTVHEGGRRVDVEAPLEVIPVFARGAACADLIGRRPRS, encoded by the coding sequence ATGGCGACCGGTGTGCTGGCGGTCGCCGCGGCCTACGTCCTGCTGCCGGGTCTCGCCGCCGTCTTCGGCCTTGCCCCGGCCGCCTTCCTCATCACCCAGTACCTGTGGGGGACAGGCCTCCTCGCCGCCCCGAGATGCCAAAGGAGGCATTGCATGTTCGAAGTTCGTGACCGTTCGCTGCTCTGGCGGGGCGGCACAGAGACCCTGCTCGTCGAGTCCTGGGGGGAGGGCGCTGTCCGCGTCCGCTCCAGGCTGGGCGACGTCGTCGACACCGACTGGGCCCTGCTGCCCGCGCCGGAGACGGATGCGACCGTCACCGTCGACGGCGACACGGCTACGCTCGTGTGCGGGGCGATCACCGTCGTCGCCCGGCAGAGCGTCGGCCGGGACTGGCAGGCAGGACAGCTCGGGTTCGACTGCCGGCTTGAGTTCCGCGACGCCGACGACCGGATCCTGCTCAGCGAGCTGTCCGGCGGCGGTGCGCTGAAGCGTGATGCCCGCCGCTTCGAGCCGCTGCCCGGCGGCGGCTACCGCGCCACCCTGTCGCTCGAGTCCCCCGCCGACGAGCGGTTGTGGGGCATGGGCCAGTACCAGGACGGCACCGGCGACCTGAAGGGCTCCACCCTGGAGTTGGCCCACCGCAACTCGCAGGCCAGCGTCCCGTTCCTCCTGTCCAGCGCCGGCTACGGGTTCCTCTGGCACTGCCCGGCCATCGGACGGGCCACGTTCGCGGCCAACCGCACCGAGTGGGTGGCCGAGGTGGCCGACCAGATCGACTACTGGGTGGTCGCCGGCGACACGCCCGCCGCCATCCACCGCGCCTACGCCGACGCGACGGGCCACGCGCCGATGATGCCCGAGCTCGGCCTCGGGTTCTGGCAGTGCAAGCTCCGCTACACCAGCGCGGACGAGCTTCTGGAGGTCGCCCGCGAACACAAGCGCCGCGGCCTGCCCCTCGACGTGATCGTCGCCGACTTCTTCCACTGGCCGAAGATGGGCGACTACCGGTTCGAGGACGAGTTCTGGCCGGATGTCGAGGCGATGACGGCCGAGCTGAAGGAGTTGGGCGTCGAGCTGATGGTCTCGGTGTGGCCGCAGGTCGCGCTCGAGTCGGAGAACTTCGACGAGCTGTCCGAGGCCGGTCACCTCGCCTCCAGCAACAACGGCATCGACGTCCAGATGTGGTTCGAGGGGCCGAGCCGGTTCATCGACATGACCAGCCCGCGGGCCCGTCAGTGGCTGTGGGACACCTGTCGCCGCAACTACGGCGACCGCGGCGTGCGCCTCTACTGGCTCGACGAGGCCGAGCCGGAATGGGGCATCTACAACGCAGCCGCCTACCGGTTCCACGCCGGCCAGGCGCAGGCCGTCGGCAACGTCTATCCGCAGCACTTCTCCCGCGCCTTCTACGAGGGGCAGGCGGCCGACGGCGTCGAGGTCGTGAACCTCGTCCGGTGCGCCTGGGCCGGATCGCAGCGCTACGGAGCCCTCGTCTGGTCGGGTGACATCGCCTCGACCTGGGAGGCGCTCCGCGCCCAGATCGTGGCCGGAGTCCACATGGGGGTGGCCGGCATCCCGTGGTTCACCACCGACATCGGCGGCTTCTACGGCGGCGACATCACCGATCCCGCCTTCCATGAGCTGCTCGTGCGGTGGTTCCAGTTCGGCACCTTCCTGCCCGTGATGCGGCTGCACGGGGACCGGCTGCCCAGCCACCCCGTCGAGGCGGCCGACGGTTCGCGGCGGCTGGCCTCCGGCGCCGACAACGAGGTGTGGAGCTACGGCGACGAGGTCTACCCGATCCTGCGCGACCACCTGTTCCTCCGCGAGGAGCTGCGGGACTACACCAGGGAGGCGATGGCCGAGGCCCACCGTGACGGGCAGCCCGTCATGCGCGGCCTGTTCCACGGCTTCCCGTCCGACCCCGAGACCTGGACGATCACCGACCAGTTCCTGTTCGGTGGCGACCTGCTGGTCGCCCCCGTCGTTGAGCCCGGCGCCCGCTCCCGCAGCGTGTATCTGCCGGCGGGCCAGACCTGGACCGAACTGGCCACCGGCACCGTCCACGAGGGCGGTCGCCGCGTCGACGTGGAGGCTCCCCTCGAGGTGATTCCGGTGTTCGCGCGCGGTGCTGCCTGCGCCGATCTGATCGGCAGAAGACCCCGCAGCTAG
- a CDS encoding thioredoxin family protein, which produces MKIKVLGPGCKNCINLEKNTRAALAELGMEADVEKVTDYGEIAGYGVMKTPGLVIDEEVVLSGKVASAAEVADLLRAATK; this is translated from the coding sequence ATGAAGATCAAGGTCCTCGGCCCCGGCTGCAAGAACTGCATCAACCTTGAGAAGAACACCCGCGCCGCGCTCGCCGAACTCGGCATGGAGGCCGACGTCGAGAAGGTCACCGACTACGGCGAGATCGCCGGCTACGGCGTCATGAAGACGCCCGGCCTCGTGATCGACGAGGAGGTCGTCCTGAGCGGGAAGGTCGCCAGCGCGGCGGAGGTCGCCGACCTGCTGCGCGCCGCCACCAAGTAG
- a CDS encoding permease, with protein sequence MTQTLQKTDGDTRLRLLLAGGAVVWVLLWLANERVWDGLVALLGLDLESRAVGAVHFFFYDTVKIFLLLLGLMFVVGMLRASLDLERARTFLEGRGLFVGLILAVVLGVVTPFCSCSSIPLFIGFVAAGIPLSVTLTFLIASPLVSEIAAIMIGDHFGWDIALWYLLAGSVLSILIGWAFSRFQLDHWVEDVVKSGRVSQLRAEGHKPTLRERVDAAVEESKDIFKDVWLWVLLGVGLGAAIHGWVPEDFFARFAGPENPFAVIVATVAGLPLYVNGAGVVPVGEALWSKGMSLGTVMAFMMSSIALSIPQAVMLRRVLKPPLLALFFGAVAVGIMALGFLFNLFG encoded by the coding sequence GTGACCCAAACCCTCCAGAAGACGGACGGCGACACCCGCCTGCGCCTGCTGCTCGCTGGCGGTGCCGTCGTGTGGGTCCTGCTGTGGCTGGCCAACGAACGCGTCTGGGACGGCCTGGTCGCACTGCTGGGCCTCGACCTCGAATCCCGCGCCGTCGGCGCCGTCCACTTCTTCTTCTACGACACCGTCAAGATCTTCCTGCTCCTGCTCGGCCTCATGTTCGTGGTGGGCATGCTGCGCGCGTCACTGGACCTGGAGCGCGCCCGAACGTTCCTGGAGGGTCGCGGCCTGTTCGTCGGCTTGATCCTCGCCGTGGTGCTCGGCGTCGTGACCCCGTTCTGCTCGTGCAGTTCCATCCCCCTGTTCATCGGCTTCGTCGCCGCGGGCATCCCGCTGTCGGTGACGCTGACGTTCCTGATCGCGTCACCGCTGGTCAGCGAGATCGCGGCCATCATGATCGGCGACCACTTCGGCTGGGACATCGCGCTCTGGTACCTGCTCGCGGGCAGCGTCCTGTCGATCCTGATCGGCTGGGCCTTCTCCCGCTTCCAGCTCGACCACTGGGTGGAGGACGTCGTCAAGAGCGGTCGCGTCTCCCAGCTACGGGCTGAGGGGCACAAGCCCACGCTGCGCGAACGCGTCGACGCCGCCGTCGAGGAGAGCAAGGACATCTTCAAGGACGTCTGGCTCTGGGTGCTGCTGGGCGTCGGTCTCGGCGCCGCCATCCACGGCTGGGTGCCGGAGGACTTCTTCGCCCGCTTCGCAGGGCCGGAGAACCCGTTCGCGGTCATCGTCGCCACGGTCGCCGGCCTACCGCTCTACGTGAACGGCGCGGGCGTCGTCCCCGTGGGCGAGGCGCTGTGGTCCAAGGGCATGTCGCTCGGCACCGTCATGGCGTTCATGATGAGCTCCATCGCCCTGTCCATCCCCCAGGCCGTCATGCTGCGGAGGGTGCTGAAGCCGCCGCTCCTGGCGCTGTTCTTCGGCGCCGTCGCCGTCGGCATCATGGCCCTCGGCTTCCTGTTCAACCTGTTCGGCTGA
- a CDS encoding ArsR/SmtB family transcription factor: MLESNLLEVTAHAELLAVIADPLRLTVIHRLAREGTRCVCDLQPEPPIPDNQLSYHLRVLRDAGLVTAARRGRWMDYTLANDALDRLHAALPQRELAEAI; the protein is encoded by the coding sequence GTGCTTGAATCGAATCTCCTTGAAGTGACGGCCCACGCGGAACTGCTCGCCGTCATCGCGGACCCGCTGCGCCTCACGGTGATCCACCGCCTGGCCCGCGAGGGCACGCGCTGCGTCTGCGACCTGCAGCCCGAGCCCCCCATCCCCGACAACCAGCTCAGCTACCACCTCAGGGTGCTGCGCGATGCGGGGCTGGTCACCGCCGCCCGCCGCGGCCGCTGGATGGACTACACCCTTGCCAACGACGCCCTCGACCGGCTGCACGCGGCGCTCCCCCAGCGCGAATTGGCGGAGGCGATCTAG
- a CDS encoding arsenate reductase/protein-tyrosine-phosphatase family protein, whose protein sequence is MELAERARMFAALGDVTRLALLDELAHGDLTPRALADALGTPGNLLTHHLGILQDSGLVRKRRSDVDGRSSYVQLTQVARAVLPSRPMARPKRIAFVCTANSARSQLAEALWHRASDIPAVSAGTHPALQVHPGAVRAAGRLGLDLSHAVPRQAQGLLEDDDLIISVCDSAGREIEPAHLHWSIPDPVMSDTPAAFDAASTELAQRIDALHHSIQGEES, encoded by the coding sequence ATGGAGCTGGCCGAGAGGGCCCGGATGTTCGCCGCGCTGGGGGACGTCACCCGCCTCGCCCTGCTGGATGAACTCGCACACGGCGACCTCACCCCGCGCGCCCTCGCCGATGCCCTCGGCACCCCTGGCAACCTCCTCACCCACCACCTCGGCATCCTCCAGGACTCAGGCCTCGTCCGGAAGCGCCGCTCCGACGTCGACGGCCGCAGCAGCTATGTGCAACTCACCCAGGTGGCGCGCGCCGTCCTGCCGTCGCGCCCGATGGCCAGGCCTAAGCGGATCGCCTTCGTCTGCACCGCCAACTCCGCCCGCTCCCAACTCGCCGAGGCCCTGTGGCACCGGGCCAGCGACATCCCCGCCGTCTCGGCCGGCACCCATCCCGCGCTGCAGGTCCACCCCGGCGCCGTCCGCGCCGCCGGCCGCCTCGGGCTCGACCTGAGCCACGCCGTCCCCCGGCAGGCCCAGGGCCTGCTGGAGGACGACGACCTGATCATCTCCGTCTGCGACTCGGCAGGCCGCGAGATCGAACCCGCCCACCTCCACTGGTCCATCCCGGATCCCGTGATGTCCGACACCCCGGCTGCCTTCGACGCCGCCAGCACCGAGCTGGCCCAGCGCATTGACGCACTGCACCACAGCATCCAAGGAGAAGAGTCATGA
- a CDS encoding arsenate reductase ArsC, with translation MTTERTWESLALDEKYALRQATARLEDDFRQFFGTETIERFLVSSFDQFAASAKIRKFLPLIAERFARQRLEAVARLEGHRNDGKSVVLFLCTHNAGRSQMALGFFEALAGDKAIAWSGGSEPGDEVNPVAVQAMAERNIDISREFPKPWTDETVRAADVVITMGCGDACPVFPGTRYENWDIDDPNEANLGDVRRIRDKIERRVRKLIDELPEPATN, from the coding sequence ATGACCACCGAACGCACCTGGGAGAGCCTTGCCCTCGACGAGAAGTACGCGCTCAGGCAGGCCACCGCCCGCCTCGAGGACGACTTCCGCCAGTTCTTCGGCACCGAGACCATCGAGCGGTTCCTCGTGAGCTCCTTCGACCAGTTCGCCGCCAGCGCCAAGATCCGCAAGTTCCTGCCCCTGATCGCCGAGCGCTTCGCGCGGCAGCGGCTCGAGGCCGTCGCCCGCCTCGAGGGCCACCGCAACGACGGCAAGTCCGTCGTCCTGTTCCTCTGCACCCACAACGCCGGCCGCTCCCAGATGGCGCTCGGCTTCTTCGAGGCCCTCGCCGGCGACAAGGCCATCGCCTGGTCCGGCGGCTCCGAGCCGGGCGACGAGGTCAACCCCGTCGCTGTGCAGGCCATGGCGGAGCGCAACATCGACATCTCGCGCGAGTTCCCCAAGCCCTGGACCGACGAGACGGTGCGCGCCGCCGACGTCGTGATCACCATGGGCTGCGGCGACGCCTGCCCGGTCTTCCCGGGCACGCGCTACGAGAACTGGGACATCGACGACCCGAACGAGGCCAACCTCGGCGACGTCCGCCGCATCCGCGACAAGATCGAGCGCCGCGTCCGGAAGCTCATCGACGAACTGCCCGAACCCGCAACCAACTGA